In Eublepharis macularius isolate TG4126 chromosome 4, MPM_Emac_v1.0, whole genome shotgun sequence, the following are encoded in one genomic region:
- the LOC129328245 gene encoding rho GTPase-activating protein 7-like isoform X2 has protein sequence MILTQIEAKEACEWLKAAGFPQYAQMFEDVQFPIDIKTVRKDHEFLDQDAIESLYRRLNTLNKCAAMKVEINRQRKRSDESEEDEPCAISTKWTYEKCTQRWSRLESLEGFGASVADNLRLKSIGSGDIAFSDQGERNDESSVHSTSSGDSDLISFPKTFEDVETSRSSSTCSSNKLASPDSTFSCSSSPGETLNIISEDKLLDKPSSKKGRSFLKKMEKLRIRSSSLKREPQSKAKPIISEPILLEGLTEEKLRNLNCVNISDMSNSQAMQSSSYSPQSCSSSSQSENSSTVSTPSPVIKARRHSHRGGMYAEGYDSHKLSLWNDLSEHNLKNEINLHENKVFQVPQGHKPGTFPKALTCSLLSPLDNTAVNWRTGSFHGCRRNRVHIGSQDSETPPDSLSLIDNRLSIYDNVPGIPVHINKVDASETGDDDVFTELDNVMEHVNGLRKLVSQWSEKFSDDGDSDSASHSNHSISPCPSSPKEIHLEIKKHPEKLTELPAIDGEDNCKSTSEHRLAELAYVTETGIRLTPACSVRPVGRYRSTEEDIHLETLSVQIDSQSAAHLNRIQKLALLKLTSLMDKYTPSSKQGWNWTVPKFIRKIKAPDYKDKNIFGVPLLLNVQRTSHPLPRSILQAMDYLRDNFLDQVGLFRKSGVKSRILSLREMNENDPHNVTYEGQSAFDVADMVKQYFRDLPEPIFTSKLCETFLHIYQYVPKDQQFCAVQAAAILLPDENREALKILLFFLRDVVAFVEENQMTPTNLAVCLAPSLFHLNTLRRESSSSSRSSQRKCSTGKPDQRDLSENLAATQGLAHMIMECHRLFQIPDYCFDEGYEDFHNQNISNETNQTIITNHSSTVIFLEHFMQDLLRDAKEKFKNWVPCSVAEGVDSAYKKVEDNYCLRLWRASVEIDAAPKAVLHRVLMEQQLWDPNLQQSKILEVLDDDTDIYHYTTESMSPLPPRDHVILRTWRTDPQSGTCVLAATSTASEGAKVNGILAKVLLCQYLIETVGSHKSKVTHVCRIDTRGRTLEWYNRAFGHICSAELMRVKESFRTSW, from the exons GCGGTTAAATACATTGAATAAGTGTGCAGCAATGAAAGTGGAAATAAACCGGCAAAGAAAGCGG AGTGATGAATCTGAAGAGGATGAACCCTGTGCAATAAGTACCAAATGGACCTACGAAAAGTGTACTCAGAGATGGTCTCGTCTTGAGAGTTTGGAAGGTTTTGGAGCTTCAGTTGCTGACAATCTGAGGCTTAAGAGCATTGGCAGCGGGGATATAGCTTTTTCTGACCAGGGGGAGAGGAATGATGAATCTTCAGTTCACAGTACTAGCAGTGGTGATAGTGACTTAATCAGCTTTCCAAAGACTTTTGAGGATGTGGAGACTAGCAGGAGTTCATCAACGTGTTCCTCAAATAAATTGGCATCTCCAGACTCTACCTTCAGTTGCTCTTCGTCTCCTGGTGAAACCTTGAACATAATCAGTGAGGACAAGCTCTTGGATAAACCATCCAGCAAAAAGGGAAGGAGCTTCCTAAAGAAAATGGAGAAGCTGCGGATAAGGAGCAGCAGTCTAAAGAGAGAACCTCAATCAAAGGCCAAACCCATTATCAGTGAGCCTATTCTTTTAGAGGGACTGACTGAAGAAAAGCTGAGAAACCTCAATTGTGTGAATATTAGCGATATGTCCAACAGCCAGGCGATGCAGTCCTCTTCTTACTCACCACAGAGCTGCagtagcagcagccaatcagaaaaCAGCAGCACTGTGAGCACCCCAAGCCCTGTTATCAAAGCCAGGCGGCACAGTCACAGAGGAGGGATGTATGCAGAGGGTTATGATTCCCACAAGCTTTCCTTATGGAATGATCTCTCTGAGCATAATTTGAAAAATGAGATAAATTTGCACGAAAACAAAGTATTTCAAGTACCACAGGGCCATAAGCCTGGGACATTCCCCAAAGCACTGACTTGCAGCCTTTTGTCCCCTCTAGATAACACAGCTGTGAACTGGAGAACTGGGAGTTTTCACGGGTGCCGGAGAAATAGGGTTCATATTGGTTCTCAAGACTCTGAAACTCCGCCTGATTCTCTTTCACTAATAGATAACAGACTGAGCATATATGACAATGTACCTGGCATTCCTGTCCATATTAACAAAGTGGATGCATCAGAGACGGGAGATGATGATGTCTTTACAGAACTAGACAATGTTATGGAACATGTTAATGGTCTTAGGAAGTTGGTCAGTCAGTGGTCAGAGAAATTCTCTGATGATGGGGATTCAGACTCTGCTAGTCACTCCAACCACTCCATTTCTCCATGCCCATCATCTCCTAAGGAGATCCATCTGGAGATTAAAAAGCATCCAGAGAAGTTGACAGAACTGCCTGCCATTGATGGAGAAGACAACTGCAAGAGTACCAGTGAGCATCGCCTTGCAGAATTGGCTTATGTTACAGAAACGGGGATAAGACTGACACCAGCATGTTCTGTCAG acccgtGGGAAGATATCGGTCTACTGAGGAAGACATACATTTGGAAACTCTTTCTGTACAAATTGACAGCCAGTCAGCAGCCCACCTAAACCGAATACAGAAGCTAGCTTTGTTAAAACTGACTTCTTTAATGGACAAATACACTCCTTCTAGCAAGCAAGGATGGAATTG GACTGTTCCAAAGTTCATTAGAAAAATAAAAGCCCCCGATTATAAGGACAAAAATATATTTGGAGTACCACTATTGTTAAATGTCCAGAGAACAAGTCATCCACTTCCAAGGAGCATACTCCAAGCCATGGACTACTTAAGAGACAATTTTCTTGACCAG GTTGGCCTTTTCAGAAAGTCTGGTGTTAAATCTAGGATCCTCTCCTTAAgggaaatgaatgaaaatgaCCCTCACAATGTAACTTATGAGGGACAGTCAGCATTTGATGTGGCAGATATGGTGAAACAGTATTTCCGAGATCTTCCAGAACCTATATTCACAAGCAAGCTCTGTGAAACTTTCCTTCACATCTACCAAT ATGTGCCAAAAGATCAGCAATTTTGTGCTGTCCAGGCTGCTGCTATTCTGCTTCCAGATGAAAACCGTGAAGCTTTGAAAATCCTACTCTTCTTTCTCAGGGACGTAGTAGCTTTCGTTGAGGAAAACCAAATGACACCTACCAATCTTGCTGTTTGCCTAGCACCATCTTTGTTTCACCTGAACACATTGAGAAGAGAGAGTTCCTCATCATCTAG ATCCAGCCAAAGAAAATGTAGCACTGGGAAACCTGACCAGAGAGATCTAAGTGAGAACTTAGCTGCAACTCAAGGCCTGGCCCACATGATAATGGAGTGCCACAGACTCTTTCAG ATACCTGACTATTGCTTTGATGAGGGTTATGAAGATTTCCATAACCAAAACATCTCAAATGAGACAAATCAAACTATCATTACAAACCATTCTAGCACAGTGATCTTCCTGGAACATTTTATGCAGGATTTGCTTCGAGATGCCAAGGAGAAATTCAAGAACTGGGTTCCTTGTTCTGTTGCAGAAGGAGTAGACTCTGCGTATAAAAAG GTGGAAGATAACTATTGTCTCCGTTTATGGAGAGCTTCTGTTGAAATTGATGCTGCTCCTAAAGCAGTTCTACACCGTGTACTGATGGAACAACAACTGTGGGATCCAAATCTGCAGCAGTCAAAGATCCTAGAAGTCTTAGATGATGATACGGACATTTACCACTACACAACAGAAAGCATGTCTCCACTTCCTCCACGAGACCATGTGATCCTGAG GACTTGGCGAACTGATCCTCAAAGTGGAACTTGTGTGTTAGCAGCTACCTCAACAGCCAGTGAAGGTGCTAAAGTGAATGGGATCCTAGCTAAGGTCCTACTGTGTCAGTACCTTATAGAAACAGTTGGCTCCCATAAATCCAAAGTGACGCATGTCTGCCGAATAGATACAAg GGGCCGGACACTGGAGTGGTACAACAGGGCTTTTGGTCACATTTGTTCTGCAGAACTGATGAGGGTTAAAGAGTCCTTCAGAACTTCATGGTGA
- the LOC129328245 gene encoding rho GTPase-activating protein 7-like isoform X3, which produces MRRPSIDVQFPIDIKTVRKDHEFLDQDAIESLYRRLNTLNKCAAMKVEINRQRKRSDESEEDEPCAISTKWTYEKCTQRWSRLESLEGFGASVADNLRLKSIGSGDIAFSDQGERNDESSVHSTSSGDSDLISFPKTFEDVETSRSSSTCSSNKLASPDSTFSCSSSPGETLNIISEDKLLDKPSSKKGRSFLKKMEKLRIRSSSLKREPQSKAKPIISEPILLEGLTEEKLRNLNCVNISDMSNSQAMQSSSYSPQSCSSSSQSENSSTVSTPSPVIKARRHSHRGGMYAEGYDSHKLSLWNDLSEHNLKNEINLHENKVFQVPQGHKPGTFPKALTCSLLSPLDNTAVNWRTGSFHGCRRNRVHIGSQDSETPPDSLSLIDNRLSIYDNVPGIPVHINKVDASETGDDDVFTELDNVMEHVNGLRKLVSQWSEKFSDDGDSDSASHSNHSISPCPSSPKEIHLEIKKHPEKLTELPAIDGEDNCKSTSEHRLAELAYVTETGIRLTPACSVRPVGRYRSTEEDIHLETLSVQIDSQSAAHLNRIQKLALLKLTSLMDKYTPSSKQGWNWTVPKFIRKIKAPDYKDKNIFGVPLLLNVQRTSHPLPRSILQAMDYLRDNFLDQVGLFRKSGVKSRILSLREMNENDPHNVTYEGQSAFDVADMVKQYFRDLPEPIFTSKLCETFLHIYQYVPKDQQFCAVQAAAILLPDENREALKILLFFLRDVVAFVEENQMTPTNLAVCLAPSLFHLNTLRRESSSSSRSSQRKCSTGKPDQRDLSENLAATQGLAHMIMECHRLFQIPDYCFDEGYEDFHNQNISNETNQTIITNHSSTVIFLEHFMQDLLRDAKEKFKNWVPCSVAEGVDSAYKKVEDNYCLRLWRASVEIDAAPKAVLHRVLMEQQLWDPNLQQSKILEVLDDDTDIYHYTTESMSPLPPRDHVILRTWRTDPQSGTCVLAATSTASEGAKVNGILAKVLLCQYLIETVGSHKSKVTHVCRIDTRGRTLEWYNRAFGHICSAELMRVKESFRTSW; this is translated from the exons GCGGTTAAATACATTGAATAAGTGTGCAGCAATGAAAGTGGAAATAAACCGGCAAAGAAAGCGG AGTGATGAATCTGAAGAGGATGAACCCTGTGCAATAAGTACCAAATGGACCTACGAAAAGTGTACTCAGAGATGGTCTCGTCTTGAGAGTTTGGAAGGTTTTGGAGCTTCAGTTGCTGACAATCTGAGGCTTAAGAGCATTGGCAGCGGGGATATAGCTTTTTCTGACCAGGGGGAGAGGAATGATGAATCTTCAGTTCACAGTACTAGCAGTGGTGATAGTGACTTAATCAGCTTTCCAAAGACTTTTGAGGATGTGGAGACTAGCAGGAGTTCATCAACGTGTTCCTCAAATAAATTGGCATCTCCAGACTCTACCTTCAGTTGCTCTTCGTCTCCTGGTGAAACCTTGAACATAATCAGTGAGGACAAGCTCTTGGATAAACCATCCAGCAAAAAGGGAAGGAGCTTCCTAAAGAAAATGGAGAAGCTGCGGATAAGGAGCAGCAGTCTAAAGAGAGAACCTCAATCAAAGGCCAAACCCATTATCAGTGAGCCTATTCTTTTAGAGGGACTGACTGAAGAAAAGCTGAGAAACCTCAATTGTGTGAATATTAGCGATATGTCCAACAGCCAGGCGATGCAGTCCTCTTCTTACTCACCACAGAGCTGCagtagcagcagccaatcagaaaaCAGCAGCACTGTGAGCACCCCAAGCCCTGTTATCAAAGCCAGGCGGCACAGTCACAGAGGAGGGATGTATGCAGAGGGTTATGATTCCCACAAGCTTTCCTTATGGAATGATCTCTCTGAGCATAATTTGAAAAATGAGATAAATTTGCACGAAAACAAAGTATTTCAAGTACCACAGGGCCATAAGCCTGGGACATTCCCCAAAGCACTGACTTGCAGCCTTTTGTCCCCTCTAGATAACACAGCTGTGAACTGGAGAACTGGGAGTTTTCACGGGTGCCGGAGAAATAGGGTTCATATTGGTTCTCAAGACTCTGAAACTCCGCCTGATTCTCTTTCACTAATAGATAACAGACTGAGCATATATGACAATGTACCTGGCATTCCTGTCCATATTAACAAAGTGGATGCATCAGAGACGGGAGATGATGATGTCTTTACAGAACTAGACAATGTTATGGAACATGTTAATGGTCTTAGGAAGTTGGTCAGTCAGTGGTCAGAGAAATTCTCTGATGATGGGGATTCAGACTCTGCTAGTCACTCCAACCACTCCATTTCTCCATGCCCATCATCTCCTAAGGAGATCCATCTGGAGATTAAAAAGCATCCAGAGAAGTTGACAGAACTGCCTGCCATTGATGGAGAAGACAACTGCAAGAGTACCAGTGAGCATCGCCTTGCAGAATTGGCTTATGTTACAGAAACGGGGATAAGACTGACACCAGCATGTTCTGTCAG acccgtGGGAAGATATCGGTCTACTGAGGAAGACATACATTTGGAAACTCTTTCTGTACAAATTGACAGCCAGTCAGCAGCCCACCTAAACCGAATACAGAAGCTAGCTTTGTTAAAACTGACTTCTTTAATGGACAAATACACTCCTTCTAGCAAGCAAGGATGGAATTG GACTGTTCCAAAGTTCATTAGAAAAATAAAAGCCCCCGATTATAAGGACAAAAATATATTTGGAGTACCACTATTGTTAAATGTCCAGAGAACAAGTCATCCACTTCCAAGGAGCATACTCCAAGCCATGGACTACTTAAGAGACAATTTTCTTGACCAG GTTGGCCTTTTCAGAAAGTCTGGTGTTAAATCTAGGATCCTCTCCTTAAgggaaatgaatgaaaatgaCCCTCACAATGTAACTTATGAGGGACAGTCAGCATTTGATGTGGCAGATATGGTGAAACAGTATTTCCGAGATCTTCCAGAACCTATATTCACAAGCAAGCTCTGTGAAACTTTCCTTCACATCTACCAAT ATGTGCCAAAAGATCAGCAATTTTGTGCTGTCCAGGCTGCTGCTATTCTGCTTCCAGATGAAAACCGTGAAGCTTTGAAAATCCTACTCTTCTTTCTCAGGGACGTAGTAGCTTTCGTTGAGGAAAACCAAATGACACCTACCAATCTTGCTGTTTGCCTAGCACCATCTTTGTTTCACCTGAACACATTGAGAAGAGAGAGTTCCTCATCATCTAG ATCCAGCCAAAGAAAATGTAGCACTGGGAAACCTGACCAGAGAGATCTAAGTGAGAACTTAGCTGCAACTCAAGGCCTGGCCCACATGATAATGGAGTGCCACAGACTCTTTCAG ATACCTGACTATTGCTTTGATGAGGGTTATGAAGATTTCCATAACCAAAACATCTCAAATGAGACAAATCAAACTATCATTACAAACCATTCTAGCACAGTGATCTTCCTGGAACATTTTATGCAGGATTTGCTTCGAGATGCCAAGGAGAAATTCAAGAACTGGGTTCCTTGTTCTGTTGCAGAAGGAGTAGACTCTGCGTATAAAAAG GTGGAAGATAACTATTGTCTCCGTTTATGGAGAGCTTCTGTTGAAATTGATGCTGCTCCTAAAGCAGTTCTACACCGTGTACTGATGGAACAACAACTGTGGGATCCAAATCTGCAGCAGTCAAAGATCCTAGAAGTCTTAGATGATGATACGGACATTTACCACTACACAACAGAAAGCATGTCTCCACTTCCTCCACGAGACCATGTGATCCTGAG GACTTGGCGAACTGATCCTCAAAGTGGAACTTGTGTGTTAGCAGCTACCTCAACAGCCAGTGAAGGTGCTAAAGTGAATGGGATCCTAGCTAAGGTCCTACTGTGTCAGTACCTTATAGAAACAGTTGGCTCCCATAAATCCAAAGTGACGCATGTCTGCCGAATAGATACAAg GGGCCGGACACTGGAGTGGTACAACAGGGCTTTTGGTCACATTTGTTCTGCAGAACTGATGAGGGTTAAAGAGTCCTTCAGAACTTCATGGTGA
- the LOC129328245 gene encoding rho GTPase-activating protein 7-like isoform X1, whose product MAYPGKLRLRRSFSEHIRVSTNKAWDVFWKSAREKRLSEIEAKEACEWLKAAGFPQYAQMFEDVQFPIDIKTVRKDHEFLDQDAIESLYRRLNTLNKCAAMKVEINRQRKRSDESEEDEPCAISTKWTYEKCTQRWSRLESLEGFGASVADNLRLKSIGSGDIAFSDQGERNDESSVHSTSSGDSDLISFPKTFEDVETSRSSSTCSSNKLASPDSTFSCSSSPGETLNIISEDKLLDKPSSKKGRSFLKKMEKLRIRSSSLKREPQSKAKPIISEPILLEGLTEEKLRNLNCVNISDMSNSQAMQSSSYSPQSCSSSSQSENSSTVSTPSPVIKARRHSHRGGMYAEGYDSHKLSLWNDLSEHNLKNEINLHENKVFQVPQGHKPGTFPKALTCSLLSPLDNTAVNWRTGSFHGCRRNRVHIGSQDSETPPDSLSLIDNRLSIYDNVPGIPVHINKVDASETGDDDVFTELDNVMEHVNGLRKLVSQWSEKFSDDGDSDSASHSNHSISPCPSSPKEIHLEIKKHPEKLTELPAIDGEDNCKSTSEHRLAELAYVTETGIRLTPACSVRPVGRYRSTEEDIHLETLSVQIDSQSAAHLNRIQKLALLKLTSLMDKYTPSSKQGWNWTVPKFIRKIKAPDYKDKNIFGVPLLLNVQRTSHPLPRSILQAMDYLRDNFLDQVGLFRKSGVKSRILSLREMNENDPHNVTYEGQSAFDVADMVKQYFRDLPEPIFTSKLCETFLHIYQYVPKDQQFCAVQAAAILLPDENREALKILLFFLRDVVAFVEENQMTPTNLAVCLAPSLFHLNTLRRESSSSSRSSQRKCSTGKPDQRDLSENLAATQGLAHMIMECHRLFQIPDYCFDEGYEDFHNQNISNETNQTIITNHSSTVIFLEHFMQDLLRDAKEKFKNWVPCSVAEGVDSAYKKVEDNYCLRLWRASVEIDAAPKAVLHRVLMEQQLWDPNLQQSKILEVLDDDTDIYHYTTESMSPLPPRDHVILRTWRTDPQSGTCVLAATSTASEGAKVNGILAKVLLCQYLIETVGSHKSKVTHVCRIDTRGRTLEWYNRAFGHICSAELMRVKESFRTSW is encoded by the exons GCGGTTAAATACATTGAATAAGTGTGCAGCAATGAAAGTGGAAATAAACCGGCAAAGAAAGCGG AGTGATGAATCTGAAGAGGATGAACCCTGTGCAATAAGTACCAAATGGACCTACGAAAAGTGTACTCAGAGATGGTCTCGTCTTGAGAGTTTGGAAGGTTTTGGAGCTTCAGTTGCTGACAATCTGAGGCTTAAGAGCATTGGCAGCGGGGATATAGCTTTTTCTGACCAGGGGGAGAGGAATGATGAATCTTCAGTTCACAGTACTAGCAGTGGTGATAGTGACTTAATCAGCTTTCCAAAGACTTTTGAGGATGTGGAGACTAGCAGGAGTTCATCAACGTGTTCCTCAAATAAATTGGCATCTCCAGACTCTACCTTCAGTTGCTCTTCGTCTCCTGGTGAAACCTTGAACATAATCAGTGAGGACAAGCTCTTGGATAAACCATCCAGCAAAAAGGGAAGGAGCTTCCTAAAGAAAATGGAGAAGCTGCGGATAAGGAGCAGCAGTCTAAAGAGAGAACCTCAATCAAAGGCCAAACCCATTATCAGTGAGCCTATTCTTTTAGAGGGACTGACTGAAGAAAAGCTGAGAAACCTCAATTGTGTGAATATTAGCGATATGTCCAACAGCCAGGCGATGCAGTCCTCTTCTTACTCACCACAGAGCTGCagtagcagcagccaatcagaaaaCAGCAGCACTGTGAGCACCCCAAGCCCTGTTATCAAAGCCAGGCGGCACAGTCACAGAGGAGGGATGTATGCAGAGGGTTATGATTCCCACAAGCTTTCCTTATGGAATGATCTCTCTGAGCATAATTTGAAAAATGAGATAAATTTGCACGAAAACAAAGTATTTCAAGTACCACAGGGCCATAAGCCTGGGACATTCCCCAAAGCACTGACTTGCAGCCTTTTGTCCCCTCTAGATAACACAGCTGTGAACTGGAGAACTGGGAGTTTTCACGGGTGCCGGAGAAATAGGGTTCATATTGGTTCTCAAGACTCTGAAACTCCGCCTGATTCTCTTTCACTAATAGATAACAGACTGAGCATATATGACAATGTACCTGGCATTCCTGTCCATATTAACAAAGTGGATGCATCAGAGACGGGAGATGATGATGTCTTTACAGAACTAGACAATGTTATGGAACATGTTAATGGTCTTAGGAAGTTGGTCAGTCAGTGGTCAGAGAAATTCTCTGATGATGGGGATTCAGACTCTGCTAGTCACTCCAACCACTCCATTTCTCCATGCCCATCATCTCCTAAGGAGATCCATCTGGAGATTAAAAAGCATCCAGAGAAGTTGACAGAACTGCCTGCCATTGATGGAGAAGACAACTGCAAGAGTACCAGTGAGCATCGCCTTGCAGAATTGGCTTATGTTACAGAAACGGGGATAAGACTGACACCAGCATGTTCTGTCAG acccgtGGGAAGATATCGGTCTACTGAGGAAGACATACATTTGGAAACTCTTTCTGTACAAATTGACAGCCAGTCAGCAGCCCACCTAAACCGAATACAGAAGCTAGCTTTGTTAAAACTGACTTCTTTAATGGACAAATACACTCCTTCTAGCAAGCAAGGATGGAATTG GACTGTTCCAAAGTTCATTAGAAAAATAAAAGCCCCCGATTATAAGGACAAAAATATATTTGGAGTACCACTATTGTTAAATGTCCAGAGAACAAGTCATCCACTTCCAAGGAGCATACTCCAAGCCATGGACTACTTAAGAGACAATTTTCTTGACCAG GTTGGCCTTTTCAGAAAGTCTGGTGTTAAATCTAGGATCCTCTCCTTAAgggaaatgaatgaaaatgaCCCTCACAATGTAACTTATGAGGGACAGTCAGCATTTGATGTGGCAGATATGGTGAAACAGTATTTCCGAGATCTTCCAGAACCTATATTCACAAGCAAGCTCTGTGAAACTTTCCTTCACATCTACCAAT ATGTGCCAAAAGATCAGCAATTTTGTGCTGTCCAGGCTGCTGCTATTCTGCTTCCAGATGAAAACCGTGAAGCTTTGAAAATCCTACTCTTCTTTCTCAGGGACGTAGTAGCTTTCGTTGAGGAAAACCAAATGACACCTACCAATCTTGCTGTTTGCCTAGCACCATCTTTGTTTCACCTGAACACATTGAGAAGAGAGAGTTCCTCATCATCTAG ATCCAGCCAAAGAAAATGTAGCACTGGGAAACCTGACCAGAGAGATCTAAGTGAGAACTTAGCTGCAACTCAAGGCCTGGCCCACATGATAATGGAGTGCCACAGACTCTTTCAG ATACCTGACTATTGCTTTGATGAGGGTTATGAAGATTTCCATAACCAAAACATCTCAAATGAGACAAATCAAACTATCATTACAAACCATTCTAGCACAGTGATCTTCCTGGAACATTTTATGCAGGATTTGCTTCGAGATGCCAAGGAGAAATTCAAGAACTGGGTTCCTTGTTCTGTTGCAGAAGGAGTAGACTCTGCGTATAAAAAG GTGGAAGATAACTATTGTCTCCGTTTATGGAGAGCTTCTGTTGAAATTGATGCTGCTCCTAAAGCAGTTCTACACCGTGTACTGATGGAACAACAACTGTGGGATCCAAATCTGCAGCAGTCAAAGATCCTAGAAGTCTTAGATGATGATACGGACATTTACCACTACACAACAGAAAGCATGTCTCCACTTCCTCCACGAGACCATGTGATCCTGAG GACTTGGCGAACTGATCCTCAAAGTGGAACTTGTGTGTTAGCAGCTACCTCAACAGCCAGTGAAGGTGCTAAAGTGAATGGGATCCTAGCTAAGGTCCTACTGTGTCAGTACCTTATAGAAACAGTTGGCTCCCATAAATCCAAAGTGACGCATGTCTGCCGAATAGATACAAg GGGCCGGACACTGGAGTGGTACAACAGGGCTTTTGGTCACATTTGTTCTGCAGAACTGATGAGGGTTAAAGAGTCCTTCAGAACTTCATGGTGA